The stretch of DNA tggttacataaaattaaaatattttatcttgtctcatataattattataatttttttaaatttatatataaaatataataaataatttaatttttttaaatattaaaataaaaataatattttattccatctTATCTAAACTAAGTACCTAAACGTCACCTAAGTTGGTAGAATTGCTGCACATAGTTGTACACGACctcctttaaaaaaacataaaaaaattgaatggatGGGAtcgatttgtttatttattaattaatttacttaACACGATCATATTATTACTGCTAGCAAAATAATCAAAAGTGGAAGGTGTGGATTCCCAATAAACAATCATAAAacattagaaaagaaaaataaaataaccaaaaaaattaaaaaaaaaatcgcacGAGACTTAAGAAATGGTCGtcgtatatattaaaaaaaaaatggtcaataTCCCCAAAATTTGTAGtacttccaaaaatattattaaaaatagttggtaattattttaaatcatcTTAATTGAAAGTAAAAGCACGTGTTGtgtaataactaaaaaaaaaaaattcttatcaattattatttattattttatatcttataaaaaaaattataagtataaaatatgtgaataaataattataatttttctgaaatactaattagaaaaatttgaaagaaaagtcaaaaatgaaaaagaaaaaaaagaaagaaagaaagaaagaaaggcaaATAAGTCAAGCCGTCAAGGTCGTGGCGTCCATTAATTCACCGTTTATTATTGTTCGCATTTTTCATGTTGTTATTGTCTTAAGTCGAAGGGCATATTGGTCTGATTTCGGGCTAACTCACCTTATAGGGGCATCGTACGTACCAAACACGTTTGCccattattaatttttgagcTTTGTTATTTATGATTCTCATACATCATACACGTTTGGCTTTGcccattatttaatttttgagctttggttttatttttcttaaattaattgattttttttctatttatcgtttatatattatatatttaataaaagaaaaaaaattaaaaattaaaaaataaatatgatgtacgggatgagaatgatgaataaaatttttcttaaattttttcataaaaaatgtcaaattttaGAGTTGGAAAGAGGTTTGAGTATTGCATATTTTAATGTCTTTATATCACACGATGTATGtgtcataattttatttaaaaaataaattaaataatttaaaaataaaataactcaaaagGTTTTTGTTAGAATGTTTTAAAACTTAAACCACGTAAAAGTAAGTCCTGTTTTTTAATGcacatataataaattttacaaaaaataatgttttgtacACACAAAgtaccattatttatttatttatttatttattttatttaggatGTAAACGGGCTAACATTGAGAATTAAGGAAATCAATCTCCCTGGTGTTGGGTCGGTCGAAGCTTTGAAGTTTTCTCGAGAAAGTGAAATCATTGTACCCATTCCAATACGCAAACTCACACCACAAAGTCTTCAAACATTTCACACCTACAACCTTAAAGTCTACTACTTCTCATATGCAATAGAATCTTGGAGCCCCTCAGAATTGACTACGTATTTTTTTGGCCTGTGTACTTAGGACTGGCCACGTGtaaagaattttcattttattatattttctgaaaatacaAAACCTAATGTCAATGACTTAATTATcaaattgatataaaataataaaaaaaaggaaaagaaaaatgattcgTTTAGTCACgcaattcagatgagataaaatgagatattttattaaaaattaaataaaatattattataatataattttttaatattatttatgttttaaaatttgaaagagttaaattatttattatattttatgtaagaatttgaaaaagttataatgattatatgagatgagataatttaattttgtgaaaccaaaccagcCTAAATCACTTGGTTTTGTTCGTTTCTTTTCATTAAAGCAAATAGTAGTTTGGTCAAATTGGAGGATTAAAAGGGTCATCTCGATTTGGGAAGTATAATCCATCTTCATTATTGCAATTTTTCAGGGTATGAAAGCAAGCTTTGTCATGGATTGGCTCGTTGGTGCTTGTGAAAATGGGTTGGAAAATGACCTAATTAACTAAACAAAGCTTAAATGGGGAGTGTTTTAAGCGAAATGTCAAATCAAAATCAGGAGTTTAATTAACAGATGGGTTAACACATTGTAAGTTGGCTGGTGGCAGTCCACATCAACAGGTCAAGGAAGCTCATCCTCACTACTCATCTCGATTGGAATTGCATTAATTAAGTGGGGttgtaaatataacttttttttttttttttgaagaaccgGTAGCTACACACATAGCAGtcccgtcccaagtttattaaaaagaaaacttctCTTATGACGGAGGAAAACCGTAAAAACATCATTACACTTGAGGGCTTACAAAATCAAACGCTATAAAACTaaaacccaaaaccaagtgTCAAATAAAGAGGGTTGTAAATATACCTAGAAATCTTGTTTTTCATAGAAAGATTATAGCATTTTTAATAGCAATTGATGGcgacatattttaaataattgtctATTTGAATGGTAGATATAAAGTAACTGTAAATATGAAGATgtgattgaagatgaaaaaatttaagatgaaaaaaacaCTTCTCTATATCATATAACTACACGTTATACTCAATACGTGCGGCTGAATTGTTCACACCAAAagaaatttatgttttcttcATTTCTAAGAACCAACAGCTAGGACATGACATTCTACAACCATGTTTAACCATATCTCGGATGGATTATGTGAAATAGATCACGTAAGGGTATGAATCGAGATTCATGTGCAATCTTATGTAGGACGGGCACGTCAGTTTAAATCATATATGTTGGTTTTTGGGGGGCGGGGGGGTAAGACAACAGGGTTGCTTGCACGACATGTATTTGTTCATGTTAATGAACTGATCAAGCATTCTCTTACGATTGGCAACTTTGTTTTAGGAAAAGCGAAAACTTCTTATGTATAGGGGGGAAAGAAAGCTTGTCAGAAATATGCAGAGAGTTGCACTGTAACAATCCGATCTTAAGATTAGcatataagataagttttatgtatttttcttataactataaatattctattattattattattattattattattattattattattattattattattattattattattatcagattttacagttatttattactattataattttgtttgaatttactagagtttttgttgaatttaaaTCTTGTTTCTTCCAATTCCTACGACATTCACGGCAACAACTTGCATGGGAGATATACGTTCACATTATGCAGTTTTTTTACCATttgtttctctagggtttttatcactttctctctatatatatgcgTTACGCACTTCACGCACACGGCCCCAACCCCTTATGCACATTGTGATCATCTTCAACCTAAGCTAGAGTGCCGTCCaccacccttctctctctccctcttgttTCGGCATAACAGAATCTCGTCCTTTCTCTCTCAGCGTTGCACTACCCTGCTCAGAGAAACCAGCCGCGACAACTCCACCATCCAGACCTTGCACAACCATGCACGCCACTGTGAAAAAACAGTAGACCATCCTCAACTACCAAGGCACGCCGCAGCAGCCACGGACGCACCTCTGTTTTGCACTTCCGAAACAGAGCAATTGAACCACTTGCTTCGTCGGAGTCCACCACATCGGTGCACATCGGTGCACCACCCACGTTGCCAGAAACTGCTGGCCATTCTAATCTCGTCGAAGCCACTCCTTTCCAATAGCCCACGACCATCGCCCATGTTCTCTCTCTTAGTTGTTTTTCGACGTGACAGGACTCCCCAGCCCAAGCAACGCCGCGGTTGCACCGCCGCATGGTTCATCCTTCGGCATTGCACCACCACAGACGAGACTCCTGTTGCGCCATCGTGACACCGCTAGCCACCCAGCCGCCATTGCACTCagccctctctcggtgagccctgCCTTGTGCGTCTCTTTCCCACTCCCTCGAGCCTATGTTGCTCTTCATGATTTAAAGTTGtgttttctcttatattttagTTGCTACAGGTTTTAAATGAGAATACATATATGCCCCTCTTTTAATCTAGCATCTGGGAggattattttaaattacatttGTAAATCTATACTTAAGAATATGATATTTATGGAGACTattacattaattttatttaaagttgagttaattttattaaataaatatattagtcaaatgctcattttattaagaaagtgttgaaagaatttgaattatatttcaaagtatattattgagacTAATAGTTGGTTAATATTCTTTTGCCTATTTagtagaatttattaaaattattatgttaagaatatttaatagaatttattagtttttgtaagatttaatagttatgttaataaatgaaacttagttaagaatttaagtttataaattattttaaaataactcgagtattcttctaaattataaattagtattgtaagtaatttaaatattagaatttattgattatagggttaaacaaaatatttgtttgactatcttttagattttgaatttaattatgtaggatattagtacttatttgttcccaaacaaatttagtgatGGTTATTATTGCATATAGGTGTCAACTTACGAAGTCTTATTCAAGAAGCAGTGcaacgaggtaagtaatttgatcataaattaagatcatcacATTTTAGCTTATAAATAAGTATTACTCAAACCAGTTCATTTCTAGccaattatttatgaaccactcatgtcatatgcaaacatgtcatccagcatagcatacgatcatgtcattccgcatcatgtttaaattcagaaattatgattatgtatgtaatatgtcatgcatatcatgtgtataagacacgtaagccatcttaaattcaaatgcaagataagataagatcagtaataagatggccattcagatgcattgTACCAATGCaattcagtttcagggtggtgtgcaagccacgaattCAGTCGTGGTCCaacatagtatgccagaatactatcagcgactccccttgctgcagcgggacgtggagtcggtgcacaacctcgcacacatggttaagtgtgttgACCAGTCAAATAAATcagttaaattagttaaatcagTCAGTTGGTTCAATTAAACCaatcatacatagcataagcatcaatatgaacaatcatgaattCTAAACTCTcaacatgaaattttttatgaaaaccttacaTTTACTATGTtcacgttgtgatggattttttactaagtcttcgactcattttagtttgttttcatatttttaaccacccatgtgaggatgatgaatattaGCAGGCAGGTCAGGAGAAGAATGAGCAATTAATTTAGTTTCAGACCTTCTagaataaaactacttttatgacaaattttattcaaatcatTCTTTTaatagaaaacatttttattagacagtttttctacaaaataaatcctaatttcaattattaaatatgagatatcttgccaaatttatttttatgaaaaacacgtgacacatCTAACCTACAGGAAGGTGGTGTTACATGCACTATCACAAAAATGTCAATTTCACAAGGCACTCCAAAATCGTTTTTTCAGGCTACGTTTGGTTCTCAAATTCAACTGAGTttagtctaacatctaaacactcaactctcaaattactaaattcattccaaCTTAAAACTTTCTTACATGTGGAATCCACAATTTTTTGCAACttaaaaacatctttatacatgagacccacaattttttttaatttttcataaaaagtactaaactcatccaaAAACACACTCAGTTTAGATGGACCCCATATAACTCCCtgcactactattcataaataactcaactcagctcagttcaacattcaaacgcagtcTTTCAGTGTAATGGGACCCACtacttttttaactaaaaaagttaaactcatcttaatttatttcatacatttaaacacatatttcaatctatttacattcaaacatatctcaATGGACCCACAAATTATTACTGTTCACAGATCAatttaaatcatctaaaatcatctcaacatccgAAAGCAGCCTAAATTATTACTGTTTACAGATCAATTCGAAATCATCTTGACATCCGAAAGCAGCCTCTACCTCATACAGGTCGAGTTTCTGCCTTaatcaaaattatatcattatttgACCATTGTGAATGCTGACGCCGGTATATGGCTGCCCTGCTTCAATCTATCACTGATGTCACCCGGTTTATTAAGTACGCTTAACAGGATTGTCCACCCAAGTTGCTGATGGGGTGAGATTCTCATTTTCAACTCAAGACTGCGCCTATAATTTGAATGGCATCAATTAGACTAGAGACAAAATACTATTGCATTAGATATTCTGGGACAAGTTTGGTCTACTGCTTGCCATAGTAGACCTTTTTCATCccctaattcaaaattttttggcGTGTATCCATCAGTCCcaacatatcatattataagaGTCCCTTTTCATACTTCACATTTGGGAAAAATAACACTCAAGGTTGAAAATTTTTGCCTTTTATTCTGTATATTCTTGAACTCAAATCATAAATCTAgaggtgtaaactcaaaccggaaaactggtccggaccggaccgaaccggaccgattttaccggttttgaaccagtccggtccggaaccgatttttaaaatataaaaaccggcCGATTCCAgtccggttgattaaaaaaaataaaaaataaaatttttatataaaatttttatagaaaatattatatatatatatattaaatattaatatatataagttttatataatgtataattataaatttttatgtgaaattttatatataatatatatattcatatatgaaataatttcttattataatttataaattattacataaaatgttaatactaaatcactaaaagtttataactaatactaatatataacttataactataccaatagtctaataattaatactattatatagtttaatatattaataaaagtataaaacaatttttttaaaatcaatttttttttttttataaacaaatttttaatgataaattgtgaaacttacatttaaaaaaaatcgaaaaaccggaccagaccagaaaccggtaaaaccggaagtaccggtttaggagggtaaccggtgcgtaatcggttttgaaaaatacaaaaccggtacataccggtttggtcctagattttatccaaaaccggaccgaaccagaccggttacacccctacataAATCCCTTGCCCCAGGGCCCCCCAGTGGGCTACTATATTAGAACTGTGTTTGAAACAATTCAAAATGGTACCTTTCTCAGCCTCATGAGTTAGCAGATAACCAAACACAGCAACAGAGAAGGACCAGGGCATCTGTGGTTAAGAATAACATGAAAAATTAGTGGTACTACGACATTGTTAAAAGTGGATCGTGACATTTGGAAGTTCCAACTAAAGCAAGGGCTTCTCTAAGTGCCTCCAAGAGTTGATCCGGATAATCCTCAATACGAGCAACACCATTCTGTGATTGCAAGGATCTCAAGACCCTCCCAACGATCTGAATGATGATATGAaacaatgattgagaagaagCTTATGAGAAAACTTAGAAAATGGATTGAAATAAAGAGATGATACATTTCTGTGTATATATTGTCCAACCTTCCTTGCATATCCACCATAAGCTATGCCACCAACTAAGGCATGCAGTGAGCTAGGCGAAGTGGCCGTCATTCTTTCATCATTTGAATTATCTAGGATTAGAATGAAATCGttataataaagaaagagaaacaagTAACATATCTCCAACCAGACATAAGTATATATGGCATAGAATGATAAGATTACTAGTAATCGATGTCGTTTGAAAAAGTCCCATTTTCTTCAACCCATCAACTGTGTGAATATTGGTGCCACCCGCCAATTGAAGAAAACCTAGCATTTGAAAAGAGTAAAGAGGTATCGTCATACTGATGGTAAAATACAAACTTTACACATTCTCTAGCAACAGAGGCATTTCTTTTACAAACCAGGAGGCTTATCTTTCACAGCAGCCACTTGGACCGCAAAAGCAATTGATTCCCTGGTTGCACCTCGTCCAATATCGCCACTCATGGGGCGACCATCCAGCTTCAGTTCACGAACTATATTAGATATTTAGATGGACTGATTAAAAGAGAAACTATAAATTGGGTTTTTTCCCATTTTAAGTAAAACTCCAATTAATAGGAGGTTCAAACAGCAGAGGAAAGAAACATAAGTACAGtgaatagatttttttgaggaagaaaaaaacatcTATCCAAGCAAGGAAGAAAATGTCCTTCCTTATTCCCATGAGTACCAAAATAGGAAGTTCTAAAAACCTAGCTGCACTGCTAAATTTtggattagttttttttttttttcttttaaatatcagTCAAAATTTATTCAAGCATTTCAAATGGGTTTTGGGTAACAAGAGAGCGCACCTGCCATAAATTGAAGCAACGAAGCTTCGGTTGCATAATAGAGTACATTGTGTTCATTGATGATATAGTCGAATCCCCAGTATTAGGTAAGCTAACCTAGAACCAGAAAGTATTGTATCACAATCCTCACAATACTCAACCCAAACTCCTTTAGAGCTCAGTATCTAACATTTATATAACTGAACACAACAGAGGACAGGTCTCTTGCTTACTGCTACTAGTCTCAGATATGAAATTGAATCTCCCAAGCCATCCCAAAGTTCCTTAAAGAGAGAAGTCTGCCTGCGGGGAAACAGGATTTAGTTCAAGGATGGTGTCAATGCctagattttgaataaaattcaATTAGAAATAGCCACATTTGGATACTGCACAAGACATGGAGGGGTAAAAAGTTCTTGTGCTGCACAAGGCAGAATATTTATTTCCCAAAGCATATGAGATGAGGCAAATACATTACGTGTATAGTTTTAGTTTCTGTAGTGGCTACAGTTGAGAGGGTAATATTCCATTATTTTGCTGAGCCAGTAAAGAGGATACAGATTGGGGCCAAAAGTATTAAGAAACAAAAAGGGTAGGGTCCATACCCATTATTGACTAACGAAAtcagattttatttcttttttgtacaATAATTTCTTTAGTATAATCATGAAACAGTACCTTCCACTTGTATGTATCTCCAAAGCATCGACATCATTTCTTGTAATAAGCTCCGCAGTTGCAGTAGTATCTCTTTTATATGCGACCGCCCCTACACACATGTATTAGACTGAATGTGAAAAGAGATATGGAGATCTGAATTTAAATACCATAGAAGATGGAGCATATATgcatttaagatttgaaatggAATTAGGCTTGGGGGCTTCACTGAGGCTTCAAAAAGAATAAgattgaaagagaaaatatatcatAGAGGAAAATAACTATAACAAGGTAATATAACACCCACTTATTTTATCATAGGGGCAAACTGGAAAGCAACGGCCGCAGCCATAACAGCGTTCAGTTATAACTCCACCCTGAACATTTTTGATGATTAGAAATGCCAAATAGGATCCATGATGAACAATAGGATGTGGTTACAAACTAATGAAAGAAATTGAGTAAGCATACCTTTAAAACTCCAGATGTACTGGTACCAAGGGAAACTTCTGCCAATGAGTTTCCTTCTTTGAGTGCTATTGCACTAGCTGGACAAACGACCTCACAAGGCCTAGAACAGTCAAGCGGACAGTCCTCTGCATCAAACTCTGTTAGGATGGCCAGGGGTCAGCTTCAACAATGTTGCAAAAGAAATCATAGAATCGGCCTTTCTACATATTGGTAAGATTTAAACCCACCGACCAAGAGCCACCCTAATTTATCCCACCCTTTAACACCTGGGCTGAACCTCATGGATTAGGGTTGCCTTCATCCAAACTGTATTCACAAACTAAACTATATGAGGTCCCTCTTATCTGTACATATTCAAAGGTTCATTAGCCCCGATGTTTTGCTTGTtaaggaaaacaaaatcaagagaatTTTCTTCATTGTGATTCAGCTGACTAGAATTAACTCATTCTCAACAAATCTGCTAATCCAATAGTCATAAATACGTATCAAGCCACTTCTGATTGTTTAAattgatgatgacgatgattgAGAATACcttgtaaaaacaaatgcaaaTCTTATCCAATAACAATTAACGACAGATAGCACTCTATATACTAATCAAATTATATCGTATGGGCTACTATATTGGGGAATGCTCATAAAACTAAGTGCCAATCAGACCAAAGCAAGGAGGAATGTATACCAGCCTTTCGGAAGTGAAGATCTTCGTCGTCATTGACACTGACCATTACCCAAGGCCTTCTAAGGGCCGCGATTTCTTTAGCCGCCTCAATTCCATCATTCACCGCACTCACCACCGCCCCATCAGCAGCACAGTCAATGCAGTCAActgcaaaattcaaatttacTGTTTGATACGCAAGTGCAAGCAGACAAATAGTTGGAGGGCATGCTCAAAGCAAGATTCTAGTTTTGCAGAGATTTCACCTCCAGCAAGAGTGTAAACCAGGGATAGATTCCTGATATCAACAACATCCTATAGAGAGGGCAAACTTGGTTACATTCATTGTTTTTATTTGCCTACAAATgctaaaaaaatcaccaatttGAAGCGCGCGCTCACACACACACGGGGTTTGGGGGTTGTGTAGATAAGTACCTCGAAACTTGCACCACATATGAGCTTGACCCAGTTTCCCTTTCGGAGAGATTCAAGCGGAGAGGACGTAACAGAAGGAATCGCAACCGTTTTGACAAGGTTTCGTACATTATCAAGGCATTTGTTGCTCTTAGGACTCGCTCTCactaaaattcaaaacaaagagATGTTAGACACAGAATGAATGAAACAATGGACacgaagaaggagaaggagaagagaccCTGATCTCGAGGGAAGCTTGTAAAACTGCAGGAAAAGCTCAAAGCCATCCTCAAGTTCTCTGTAAAAAACTCTCGAGAGGCAAGAGTAGCCAAGAGTGGGATATTTTTATCCGATAACGGATTTATTTTTAGCGAATTCGGCGGT from Juglans regia cultivar Chandler chromosome 4, Walnut 2.0, whole genome shotgun sequence encodes:
- the LOC108987833 gene encoding uncharacterized protein LOC108987833, with product MQREAHNLWQSSKQSPIDRPPNSLKINPLSDKNIPLLATLASREFFTENLRMALSFSCSFTSFPRDQVRASPKSNKCLDNVRNLVKTVAIPSVTSSPLESLRKGNWVKLICGASFEDVVDIRNLSLVYTLAGVDCIDCAADGAVVSAVNDGIEAAKEIAALRRPWVMVSVNDDEDLHFRKAEFDAEDCPLDCSRPCEVVCPASAIALKEGNSLAEVSLGTSTSGVLKGGVITERCYGCGRCFPVCPYDKIRAVAYKRDTTATAELITRNDVDALEIHTSGRQTSLFKELWDGLGDSISYLRLVAVSLPNTGDSTISSMNTMYSIMQPKLRCFNLWQLDGRPMSGDIGRGATRESIAFAVQVAAVKDKPPGFLQLAGGTNIHTVDGLKKMGLFQTTSITNNSNDERMTATSPSSLHALVGGIAYGGYARKIVGRVLRSLQSQNGVARIEDYPDQLLEALREALALVGTSKCHDPLLTMS